The nucleotide sequence TGGTCTTACCCCGGCTGGAGTTAAAGAGATTATTAAAAGAGGACATCAAGTATATGTGCAGCAATCTGCAGGTGCAAACAGCGGATTTGCCGATGAGGCTTACCTGGCTGCCGGAGCCAATCTACTACCTACCATCGACGAGGTTTATGCCATAGCAGAAATGATTGTAAAAGTAAAAGAACCCATTGCTCCCGAATATCCTTTGATTAGGGAAAATCAACTTCTTTTCACCTATTTTCATTTTGCTTCGGACGAAGCCTTGACAAAAGCCATGATTGCCAGTAAGGCTGTTTGTCTTGCCTACGAGACTGTAGAGAAGCCTGATGGTTCATTGCCATTGCTTATTCCTATGAGCGAAGTGGCTGGACGCATGTCTACCCAGGAAGGTACCCGTTTCCTTGAAAAACCTCAGGGAGGAAAAGGGATTCTGCTAAGCGGAGTTCCGGGTGTAAAGCCGGCAAAAGTTCTTGTACTGGGAGGAGGTATAGTTGGTTACAACGCTGCTAAAATGGCCGCAGGTATGGGGGCTGATGTTATTATTGCAGATATATCTCTGCCGCGGTTACG is from uncultured Macellibacteroides sp. and encodes:
- the ald gene encoding alanine dehydrogenase, whose translation is MIIGVPKEIKNNENRVGLTPAGVKEIIKRGHQVYVQQSAGANSGFADEAYLAAGANLLPTIDEVYAIAEMIVKVKEPIAPEYPLIRENQLLFTYFHFASDEALTKAMIASKAVCLAYETVEKPDGSLPLLIPMSEVAGRMSTQEGTRFLEKPQGGKGILLSGVPGVKPAKVLVLGGGIVGYNAAKMAAGMGADVIIADISLPRLRWLNENLPANVKTLYSSSQNIENELPDTDLVIGAVLIPGAKAPFVLTKEMLPLLKKGSVLVDVAIDQGGCFETSHPTTHANPVYEVGGVVHYCVANIPGAVPHTSTLALTNATLPYVINLADNGWEKACQKDPGLHLGLNIVKGEIVYPAVSEAFDWA